A genomic window from Gossypium hirsutum isolate 1008001.06 chromosome D12, Gossypium_hirsutum_v2.1, whole genome shotgun sequence includes:
- the LOC107946470 gene encoding phosphate transporter PHO1 homolog 1: MVSSRKHSLSNSYSNLPIVPLSPLALLSQDQDRNMVKFSKQFEGQLVPEWKEAFVDYWQLKKDLKKIRLLNNNTSTNTHQITSFPHNLLSSISTFGLFGRRRDQGAIQVHKRLTASASKGGDLLYETELLEQFADTDAAKEFFECLDMQLNKVNQFYKTKEKEFLERGECLKKQMQILSELKTIIKQQQCRKGEEEDASISCSISCEEDSVKDRTEQEQQQQDSFTDELERNEVPFSDSPTSDEIGKPTDIYMKTEKGKLRTLSGRVFSFQGKSLRINIPLTTPSRTFSAISYLVWDDLVNQSSKKCGPQGGGKLHINKSKLHHAQKMIKGAFLELYKGLGYLKTYRHLNMLAFIKILKKFDKVTEKQVLPVYLKVVESSYFNSSDKVMNLSDEVEDLFIMHFADEDRRKGMKYLRPRQRKESHAVTFFIGLFAGCFVALLAGYIIMAHITGMYRRQPDSIYMETTYPVLSMFSLLFLHFFLYGCNIFMWRKARINYSFIFELAPTKELKYRDVFLICATSMTAIVGIMFVHLSLVTKGYSYAQVQAIPGLLLLAFVLLLVCPFNIFYHSSRYRLLGVIRNIILSPLYKVVMLDFFMADQLCSQVPMLRNLEYVACYYITGSYKTQDYEYCMRAKHYRDLAYAVSFLPYYWRAMQCARRWFDEGQTNHLVNLGKYVSAMLAAGAKVAYEKERSIGWLCLVVVMSSAATVYQLYWDFVKDWGLLQMNSKNPWLRNELMLRRKFIYYFSMGLNLILRLAWLQTVVHSTFEHVDYRVTGLFLAALEVIRRGLWNFYRLENEHLNNAGKFRAVKTVPLPFHEVDEEE; this comes from the exons atggtgtCTTCCCGTAAACACTCACTCAGCAATTCCTATTCCAATTTACCTATTGTGCCACTGTCACCACTTGCTCTCCTCTCCCAAGATCAAGATAGAAACATGGTCAAGTTCTCAAAGCAGTTCGAAGGGCAGCTTGTTCCCGAGTGGAAAGAAGCTTTTGTTGATTATTGGCAACTCAAAAAGGACCTCAAGAAAATACGTCTCCTTAATAATAATACTTCTACCAATACTCATCAAATCACTTCTTTTCCCCATAATCTCTTGTCTTCAATCAGCACGTTTGGTTTATTTGGCCGACGTAGAGACCAGGGTGCCATTCAA GTTCACAAGCGACTGACCGCTTCGGCTAGCAAAGGAGGAGATTTGTTGTATGAGACAGAATTGCTAGAGCAGTTTGCTGATACTGATGCTGCCAAAGAATTTTTTGAATGTTTGGACATGCAACTTAACAAAGTGAACCAGTTTTATAAAACAAAGGAGAAAGAGTTCCTGGAAAGAGGAGAATGTTTGAAGAAACAAATGCAGATTCTGAGTGAGCTCAAAACTATTATCAAGCAACAGCAGTGCCGCAAAGGAGAGGAGGAGGACGCCTCCATTTCCTGCTCTATCTCTTGCG AGGAGGACTCTGTCAAGGACAGGACAGAGCAAGAACAACAGCAGCAAGACAGCTTCACGGATGAATTGGAGAGAAATGAAGTGCCCTTTTCAGACTCTCCAACATCAGATGAGATCGGGAAACCAACGGATATCTATATGAAAACAGAGAAAGGAAAATTAAGAACGCTGTCAGGTCGTGTTTTCAGTTTCCAGGGAAAGAGCTTAAGAATAAACATTCCTCTCACAACACCATCTCGTACCTTCTCCGCTATCAGTTACCTTGTTTGGGACGATTTAGTCAACCAGTCTTCAAAGAAATGTGGACCTCAAGGGGGTGGTAAGCTGCATATCAACAAGTCCAAGCTGCATCATGCTCAGAAGATGATCAAAGGAGCTTTCTTAGAGCTATATAAAGGATTGGGTTATCTCAAAACTTACAG GCACTTGAACATGCTTGCTTTTATAAAAATTCTCAAGAAGTTTGACAAA GTTACCGAAAAGCAAGTTCTTCCCGTCTATCTTAAAGTAGTGGAGAGTTCCTATTTCAACAGCTCAGATAAG GTAATGAACTTATCAGATGAAGTTGAGGATCTATTTATCATGCATTTTGCTGATGAAGATCGCAGGAAGGGTATGAAATATCTCAGACCACGACAGCGTAAAGAATCACATGCTGTAACCTTCTTCATTG GGCTCTTCGCTGGGTGTTTCGTGGCCCTTCTCGCCGGATACATCATTATGGCTCACATCACTGGGATGTATAGAAGACAACCAGATTCAATTTATATGGAAACAACCTACCCTGTACTTAG CATGTTCAGTCTGTTGTTCCTACACTTCTTTTTGTATGGTTGCAACATTTTCATGTGGAGAAAAGCTCGTATCAATTACAGCTTCATCTTTGAGTTAGCTCCCACCAAGGAGCTTAAGTACAGAGATGTTTTCTTAATCTGTGCTACTTCAATGACAGCTATTGTTGGAATCATGTTTGTTCACTTATCACTGGTTACAAAAGGGTATTCATACGCCCAGGTTCAAGCAATACCCGGTCTCCTCTTATTG GCCTTCGTTTTATTGCTAGTCTGCCCCTTCAACATCTTCTACCATTCAAGTCGTTATCGTCTCCTTGGTGTGATACGTAACATAATTTTATCACCTCTCTACAAG GTTGTGATGTTGGATTTCTTCATGGCTGATCAACTTTGTAGTCAG GTGCCAATGCTTAGGAACCTCGAGTATGTGGCTTGTTATTACATAACTGGAAGCTACAAAACTCAAGACTACGAATATTGCATGAGAGCCAAGCATTACAGAGATCTTGCTTATGCAGTGTCCTTCCTACCTTATTACTGGAGAGCCATGCAG TGTGCCCGACGGTGGTTTGATGAAGGGCAGACCAATCACCTTGTCAATCTAGGTAAATATGTATCAGCCATGTTAGCAGCAGGGGCCAAAGTGGCGTACGAGAAAGAAAGGAGCATCGGATGGCTATGTCTTGTAGTTGTCATGTCAAGTGCTGCAACAGTGTACCAGTTGTATTGGGACTTTGTAAAGGACTGGGGTTTGCTTCAAATGAATTCCAAGAACCCTTGGCTAAGGAATGAACTAATGCTTCGTCGAAAGTTCATTTACTACTTCTCCATG GGATTGAACCTTATCCTCAGGCTGGCTTGGCTGCAAACAGTTGTCCATTCAACCTTTGAACATGTTGATTACAGGGTAACCGGACTGTTTTTGGCGGCGCTTGAGGTGATTAGAAGAGGACTGTGGAATTTCTACAG GTTGGAGAATGAGCATCTAAATAACGCTGGCAAGTTCAGGGCAGTAAAGACAGTACCACTTCCCTTTCATGAAGTAGATGAGGAAGAGTGA
- the LOC107946471 gene encoding uncharacterized protein produces the protein MASATCSIFFSSSLSFPKVSSHSSDYKLITSLPFFCSFSPISSLKLSHHSLPVLPKRAFRVLASDSTTDPHEITDSSGAESTIDTKLPRRSLLVQFTCGECGERTERLINRLAYERGLVYVQCAGCLQYHKLADNLGLVVEYDLRDEM, from the exons ATGGCTTCAGCAACATGCAGTATCTTCTTCTCCTCCTCTCTTTCTTTTCCAAAAGTCTCCTCTCACTCTTCCGATTACAAACTCATCACTTCCCTTCCATTTTTCTGTTCTTTCAGCCCAATTTCCAG CCTGAAACTTTCACATCACTCGCTTCCGGTGCTACCCAAGCGAGCATTTCGGGTTTTGGCTTCTGATTCTACAACGGACCCACATGAAATTACGGATAGTTCCGGCGCT GAATCAACTATTGACACAAAATTACCAAGAAGAAGTTTACTAGTCCAGTTCACTTGTGGGGAATGTGGTGAAAGAACAGAGAGACTCATAAACCGCTTGGCCTATGAACGGGGACTTGTGTATGTACAg TGTGCAGGGTGTCTTCAATATCACAAATTAGCTGACAATCTCGGCCTTGTTGTTGAGTATGACTTAAGGGATGAAATGTGA
- the LOC107946473 gene encoding tRNA(adenine(34)) deaminase, chloroplastic, giving the protein MYSSYSISSSVLSLRSNGSLSFSFNDCSSNVFNSSLDKTPLSSSPCSSCCSSCACCCATFACATPRLPITPCFLYGLRQSALVHCSPSRRLILPAGHRCLLRFPTCDLDRAPFEVSTASMLTRKTKGRFRCVPSEESAARCLLGGVDAAEAMISLLSAEVNGECLGAAERNRSSYKIVKVSKENDYDSKCDSLKKKIKQVDKLASYGNECSNGPKQRKKLEERGGHANECYRQKTKIVGSSLLESDCKDEYESTAIESREESRRKAESKSSLTAENLRGRTKSSSCSSYYSLSSSGDLESDTELPEPEQFMEESFSGHVTESIGDEISRSEGQVTTGLKRDNGGGNSVDWDLRKKSEKKLAEVSAEEIQSGGKSSHEYARRVKNDESDYAKRSNFHDQLDVKDWQIRKGHTHIRQSESRRKNQDIREISKIHVSDVDKTSQEKHFTGGEANVEVSEIRDSAERISTLQQQSESRMKIEEEDRDPVQSWSGSRMKIWEEDTTMAQSSFQQTRKQQQQRGERITGQLEMRRKSSEINEAKNKKTSISQSETQKKKQDDTSSLNFTSNPETKKQSFPKDKTLPQRIEPGQGMQAITNISIGHADNTKLVTNSQTSSGERLTEHENNFTPALGLINERSQVHKEANSRVQQTKSRKENLKPTTVSSSWGKAREGSSFQAYLSLVSETREQQSHVDLAEPEKRSTEDVLMPPHPQAIAGGLLHDDSMTRISTEASGGTSESGSATSYLHSRGRTMFAHHESEASKRSETYGESLNLTTHEDSLGSAQRLEESSLQFVGEFVEKARHDVVTSGVEQGSRISDFTSTYEGDKHGPDPSGQHGKEELKIKRHDSRQSSKGSGGKGPSDEMWDVMDSPVQELPEAETQGISTSGHAVIKRSGRSLWTLMGDIIRLRWSSRSQTPSSAARSAGRTSPNESVGTETWFSGHEQNENNEENLRRERSSLPSEVVSYQLGQGTQGEGDFSDSMRSTEKVRPLEGNISPSSNTLETAPASEVISLTSQKVKHDESSFEVASSGKEVVQSSLPLPAGSTRTPLVVEEISETDKVDTKGSGSVRVMEQPVGARLAEASGSQGKEGELKQRKLQRTKQVPRDRFDEWEEAYRLEREQQKIDEMFMREALLEAKKAADSWEVPVGAVLVQHGKIIARGRNLVEELRDSTAHAEMICIREASSILHSWRLADTTLYVTLEPCPMCAGAILQARIDTLVWGAPNKLLGADGSWIRLFPDERGGNGSEQTDKPAAPVHPFHPNMGIRRGVLASECADMMQQFFQLRRKNKGKNTEQLSSSSSSCLPITTSHRSKLFTRIHDAFHLMFCL; this is encoded by the exons ATGTACAGCTCTTACAGTATTAGTTCAAGTGTCTTGTCACTTAGGAGTAATGGGTCTCTTTCATTTTCATTCAACGATTGTTCTTCCAACGTTTTCAATTCATCACTTGACAAAACCCCTTTATCATCATCACCATGTTCTTCGTGTTGCTCATCTTGTGCTTGTTGCTGTGCCACATTTGCCTGTGCCACCCCTAGGCTGCCTATTACCCCTTGCTTTTTATATGGACTAAGGCAATCTGCCCTTGTTCATTGCTCGCCTTCTAGGCGGCTCATTTTACCTGCTGGGCACCGCTGCCTTTTGCGGTTTCCAACATGTGATCTTGATCGAGCTCCTTTTGAGGTTTCTACTGCTAGTATGCTTACTAGGAAAACTAAGGGGAGGTTTAGATGTGTGCCTTCGGAGGAAAGTGCTGCTAGGTGTTTGTTAGGTGGAGTAGATGCCGCTGAGGCCATGATCAGCTTATTGAGTGCGGAAGTTAATGGGGAGTGTTTAGGTGCAGCAGAAAGAAATAGGAGCTCATATAAGATAGTGAAAGTGAGCAAGGAAAACGATTATGATAGTAAGTGCGATAGCCTGaagaagaaaattaaacaagTGGACAAGCTAGCAAGTTATGGGAATGAATGCAGCAATGGACCAAAGCAAAGAaagaagttggaggagagaggGGGCCATGCCAATGAATGTTATAGGCAGAAGACTAAAATTGTTGGGTCAAGTTTGTTGGAGAGTGATTGTAAGGATGAATATGAGTCCACTGCTATTGAGTCGAGGGAAGAGAGTAGAAGGAAGGCAGAGAGCAAGTCATCCTTGACAGCCGAGAATCTCAGGGGAAGGACAAAGAGTTCTAGTTGTTCATCATATTACTCATTGTCATCTTCAGGGGACTTAGAGAGTGATACCGAACTCCCCGAACCCGAGCAATTCATGGAAGAATCATTCAGTGGGCATGTGACAGAATCAATAGGAGATGAGATTAGCAGAAGTGAGGGACAAGTGACAACAGGCTTGAAGAGGGATAATGGAGGGGGGAATAGTGTTGATTGGGATTTGAGAAAAAAGTCAGAGAAGAAGCTGGCTGAAGTATCTGCTGAAGAAATACAATCTGGGGGAAAATCCTCGCATGAATATGCAAGAAGGGTGAAGAATGATGAAAGTGACTATGCGAAAAGATCTAATTTCCATGACCAACTTGATGTCAAGGACTGGCAAATAAGAAAGGGGCATACTCATATTAGGCAGTCTGAATCTAGAAGGAAAAACCAGGACATTAGAGAAATATCAAAGATCCATGTTAGTGATGTTGACAAAACTTCTCAAGAGAAGCACTTCACTGGTGGAGAAGCAAATGTGGAAGTGTCAGAAATCCGAGACAGTGCTGAAAGAATTTCTACTTTGCAGCAGCAGTCTGAATCTAGAATGAAGATTGAGGAAGAAGATAGGGATCCAGTTCAGAGTTGGTCAGGATCTAGAATGAAGATATGGGAAGAAGATACAACCATGGCTCAGAGTTCTTTTCAGCAGACAAGAAAGCAACAGCAGCAAAGGGGTGAAAGGATCACTGGACAATTGGAAATGAGAAGAAAATCAAGTGAAATTAATGAGGCCAAGAACAAGAAAACCTCAATATCGCAGTCTGAAACACAAAAGAAGAAACAGGATGATACTTCAAGTTTAAATTTCACTTCTAATCCAGAAACAAAGAAGCAAAGCTTTCCAAAAGATAAAACACTACCTCAAAGAATTGAGCCTGGCCAAGGAATGCAAGCTATTACAAATATATCTATTGGTCATGCTGACAACACTAAGTTAGTTACCAATTCTCAAACAAGTTCTGGAGAAAGATTGACCGAACATGAAAATAATTTCACTCCAGCTTTGGGTCTGATTAATGAAAGAAGTCAAGTACATAAAGAAGCTAATAGCAGAGTTCAGCAAACGAAATCAAGAAAAGAGAACTTGAAACCTACTACTGTATCAAGTTCTTGGGGAAAAGCACGGGAGGGCTCTAGTTTTCAAGCATATTTGAGTTTGGTTTCAGAAACACGAGAACAACAGTCTCATGTTGATTTAGCGGAACCAGAAAAGAGGAGCACAGAGGACGTATTGATGCCTCCTCATCCTCAAGCAATAGCTGGAGGTCTCCTGCATGATGACTCAATGACTAGGATTTCCACTGAGGCTTCTGGTGGAACTTCAGAAAGTGGCTCTGCTACTTCATATCTGCATTCAAGAGGAAGGACTATGTTTGCACACCATGAATCAGAGGCAAGTAAAAGGAGTGAGACTTATGGGGAGTCTTTAAACTTGACTACCCATGAAGATTCTCTGGGTTCTGCTCAACGATTAGAGGAATCTTCCTTGCAATTTGTTGGGGAGTTTGTTGAGAAGGCAAGGCATGATGTAGTAACTTCTGGGGTCGAACAGGGTAGTAGAATTTCTGATTTCACTTCCACATATGAAGGTGATAAGCATGGGCCAGACCCTTCTGGTCAACATGGCAAGGAAGAACTGAAGATTAAAAGGCATGACTCGAGGCAGTCATCGAAGGGCTCTGGAGGAAAGGGACCCTCTGATGAAATGTGGGATGTAATGGACTCACCTGTTCAGGAACTGCCTGAAGCAGAAACTCAGGGGATTTCCACATCAGGGCATGCTGTCATAAAGAGAAGTGGCAGGTCCTTGTGGACCCTTATGGGAGATATCATTCGATTACGATGGAGTTCACGTTCTCAAACGCCTAGCTCAGCAGCTAGATCCGCAGGAAGGACTTCACCAAATGAGTCTGTTGGCACTGAGACATGGTTTTCTGGTCATGAACAGAATGAAAACAATGAAGAAAACCTGAGAAGGGAAAGAAGCAGCCTACCTTCTGAGGTTGTATCTTATCAGTTGGGACAAGGGACTCAAGGTGAAGGAGATTTCTCTGACTCAATGAGGTCAACTGAAAAAGTAAGACCCCTCGAAGGAAACATTTCACCATCTTCTAATACATTAGAAACTGCGCCTGCATCAGAAGTTATTTCTTTGACCTCACAGAAGGTAAAACATGATGAGAGTAGCTTTGAGGTAGCCTCTTCAGGCAAGGAGGTAGTACAGTCATCTCTACCATTACCAGCCGGAAGCACAAGAACACCTCTTGTTGTAGAAGAGATTTCAGAAACTGATAAAGTTGATACCAAGGGAAGTGGTTCAGTAAGGGTGATGGAACAACCTGTTGGTGCAAGATTAGCTGAAGCATCAGGGTCTCAAGGTAAGGAGGGGGAATTAAAACAAAGAAAGCTTCAACGGACCAAACAAGTCCCAAGAGACAGATTTGATGAATGGGAAGAGGCATATAGACTTGAGCGCGAGCAACAAAAAATTGATGAAATGTTTATGAGAGAAGCATTGCTGGAAGCCAAGAAAGCTGCTGATTCTTGGGAGGTGCCTGTTGGGGCAGTACTAGTGCAGCATGGGAAGATAATTGCTCGTGGACGTAACTT GGTAGAGGAATTACGGGATTCAACTGCCCATGCAGAAATGATCTGTATACGGGAAGCTTCGAGCATCCTACATTCATGGAGGCTTGCG GATACAACACTTTATGTCACACTTGAACCATGTCCTATGTGTGCCGGAGCAATACTTCAGGCAAGAATTGACACTCTTGTGTGGGGAGCTCCCAATAAGCTTCTAGGAGCAGATGGTAGCTGGATAAG ACTTTTCCCCGATGAAAGAGGAGGAAATGGGTCAGAACAGACAGACAAGCCAGCAGCTCCAGTCCATCCGTTCCACCCAAATATGGGAATCAGACGGGGGGTATTGGCATCGGAATGTGCCGACATGATGCAACAATTTTTCCAGCTTAGGAGAAAGAATAAGGGAAAGAATACAGAGCAgctctcatcatcatcatcatcttgtCTTCCCATAACAACAAGTCACCGATCAAAACTCTTTACCAGGATTCATGATGCCTTCCATTTGATGTTCTGTTTGTGA